From the Clostridium putrefaciens genome, one window contains:
- a CDS encoding O-antigen polymerase, with product MVEVLFLIVICILIRMEYKVYNTFLNPFILISSVYSLLILVNNTIAVRLGFYEIDNSSIMYIMCFLIIIFLVSMFFNKVIYKKNVVVKDEIKQYGDNIVNKDFEILIVFLIGLIAKCISLIQCIQVYGINNIKGKEFGIFAHIGSLAIVLVPYILFLFLKNKNKFYYIIIIMVLYINLFLFGGKYTIFITTMYILIFNGIMNDISIKKSLKYFGIFGLGGILSFVGIYALKPIILLGKYDKGEFLESVGFSVKHFAMYLLSPLISTNYYFNNRIDMGEGIMIMFTVPINIIKALFRTGKYINPVITENVPISNYQDTNVGGIFAESVYESGFLVATIYIIVIFCIIYYFYNSSKYKAKNVALTAYMLSVVTMLFFGNFFTVSGIFLNFILLYVVEVILRNKRFKYMKNPLKR from the coding sequence ATGGTGGAAGTTTTATTTTTGATAGTTATATGTATATTAATAAGAATGGAGTACAAGGTATATAATACCTTTTTAAATCCTTTTATATTAATATCATCAGTCTACAGCCTTTTAATTTTAGTTAACAATACCATCGCTGTAAGATTAGGGTTTTATGAAATAGATAATAGTTCAATTATGTATATAATGTGTTTCCTTATTATTATATTTTTAGTTAGTATGTTTTTTAATAAGGTAATATATAAGAAGAATGTGGTTGTAAAGGATGAGATAAAACAATATGGTGATAATATTGTTAATAAAGATTTTGAAATATTAATAGTATTTTTAATTGGATTAATTGCTAAGTGCATTTCGCTTATTCAATGTATACAAGTATATGGTATTAATAATATAAAAGGAAAAGAATTCGGGATATTTGCCCACATTGGTAGCTTAGCTATAGTATTGGTGCCTTATATACTATTTTTATTTTTGAAAAATAAAAATAAGTTTTATTATATAATTATAATCATGGTACTTTACATAAATTTATTTTTATTTGGAGGTAAGTATACTATTTTTATAACTACAATGTACATTTTGATATTTAATGGAATAATGAATGATATTAGCATTAAAAAGTCATTAAAATATTTCGGTATATTTGGTTTAGGCGGAATACTTAGCTTTGTTGGAATATATGCATTAAAGCCAATTATATTATTAGGTAAATATGATAAAGGTGAATTCTTAGAAAGTGTTGGGTTTTCAGTTAAACATTTTGCTATGTATTTGTTAAGTCCCTTGATTTCTACAAATTATTATTTTAATAATAGGATAGATATGGGTGAGGGGATAATGATTATGTTTACTGTTCCAATTAATATAATTAAAGCATTATTTAGAACAGGTAAGTACATAAATCCTGTAATTACTGAAAATGTTCCTATATCGAACTATCAGGATACAAATGTAGGAGGAATATTTGCTGAATCTGTTTATGAATCTGGATTTTTAGTCGCTACTATCTATATAATAGTAATCTTTTGCATAATATATTACTTTTATAATTCAAGTAAATATAAAGCAAAAAATGTTGCATTAACCGCTTATATGCTATCGGTAGTGACAATGCTATTCTTTGGAAACTTCTTCACTGTTTCAGGTATATTTTTAAACTTTATATTATTATATGTTGTTGAGGTTATATTGAGAAACAAAAGATTTAAATATATGAAAAACCCATTAAAAAGATAA
- a CDS encoding glycosyltransferase: MNKLAIVILNWNGYEDTIECLESIVKNETDKFTVFLLDNGSSDGSLIYIEEWIKSNYKLKNIIVDDKEFNVMKSYNDFNLIFIRGEKNLGFAGGNNLVLNKVKYNYEYSLLLNNDTVITEDSISNMVRYLDDNKNTGALSCNIRLYRDKQMLWNAGGRFTLYGDRRYYTQNKIDRLIKQGKESLVTPFITGCVLMIRKEILLKHGVLSEKFFFGEEDFNYCKRLKNNNVLVESILTSIIYHKVGSSINKTGITNRSRCNSYVVHFSNRIINQKEFYNYGYWLVWRVFYMIAISIKIFKLTRSVSDAIDSIKRINHYSWNEDGIDYELFRKIREY, from the coding sequence ATGAATAAGCTAGCAATAGTTATATTAAATTGGAATGGATATGAAGATACTATAGAATGCTTAGAGTCTATAGTTAAGAATGAGACAGATAAGTTTACAGTCTTTTTATTGGACAATGGTTCATCTGATGGATCTTTAATTTATATTGAAGAATGGATAAAATCTAATTATAAATTAAAGAACATAATAGTCGATGATAAAGAATTTAATGTAATGAAAAGTTATAATGATTTTAATTTGATTTTTATTAGGGGAGAAAAGAACTTAGGGTTTGCTGGAGGAAATAATTTAGTTTTAAATAAGGTGAAGTATAATTATGAGTACTCACTTTTACTTAACAATGATACCGTCATAACTGAAGATTCTATAAGTAATATGGTTAGATATTTAGATGATAATAAAAATACAGGTGCTCTTAGTTGTAATATTAGATTGTATAGAGATAAACAGATGTTATGGAATGCAGGGGGAAGGTTTACTTTGTATGGAGATCGTAGATATTACACACAAAATAAAATAGATAGGCTTATAAAACAAGGAAAAGAATCTTTAGTAACACCATTTATTACGGGATGTGTATTAATGATTAGGAAAGAGATTTTATTAAAGCATGGTGTCCTTTCAGAAAAATTCTTTTTTGGGGAAGAAGATTTCAATTATTGTAAGAGGTTGAAAAATAACAATGTATTGGTAGAATCTATTCTAACATCTATTATATATCATAAGGTTGGTAGCTCAATAAATAAGACAGGTATAACAAATAGAAGTCGCTGCAATTCTTATGTAGTACACTTTTCTAATAGAATAATAAATCAAAAAGAGTTTTATAACTATGGTTATTGGTTGGTTTGGAGAGTGTTTTATATGATAGCAATATCTATTAAAATCTTTAAATTGACTAGAAGTGTTAGTGATGCTATAGACTCTATAAAAAGAATAAACCATTATTCTTGGAATGAAGATGGCATAGACTATGAATTATTTCGAAAGATAAGAGAATACTGA
- a CDS encoding nucleotide sugar dehydrogenase, with protein sequence MKDNILEKIHNKSAVVAVVGLGYVGLPLAVEKAKAGYKTVGFDIQESKVKMVNEGHNYIGDVVDSDLELLVKSGLLSATTDFSIVQDADFIAICVPTPLDQYQQPDISYVRDSTIAISKYLKKGAIVVLESTTYPGTTEELILPILEEGSGLKCEEDFFLAFSPERVDPGNKLYKTKNTPKVVGGIGKDSTEVAAAMYRAVLEGDVYEVSSPKVAEMEKILENTYRNINIALANEMAMICDKMGINVWEVIDAAKTKPYGFQAFYPGPGLGGHCIPLDPYYLTWKAREYDYHTKLIETSGIINDSMPYYVIERASKILNRYKKSLNGSKVLILGVSYKQDIDDFRESPALKVIENFENEGSIVGFYDPFVSEYSFKGKTKEGIKELTKEVLKDADLVVVTTAHTNVDYNFVQDNSIVIFDTKNAMKAVEKRENIELL encoded by the coding sequence ATGAAAGATAATATTTTAGAAAAGATCCATAATAAATCAGCTGTAGTAGCTGTAGTAGGATTAGGGTACGTAGGGCTACCACTAGCAGTTGAAAAGGCTAAAGCAGGATACAAGACAGTGGGTTTTGATATACAAGAATCAAAGGTTAAGATGGTAAATGAAGGACATAACTATATAGGAGACGTTGTGGATTCAGATTTAGAACTACTAGTTAAAAGTGGATTATTATCAGCAACTACAGACTTCTCTATAGTACAAGATGCAGACTTTATAGCTATTTGTGTCCCAACTCCACTTGACCAATATCAACAACCAGATATTAGTTATGTAAGAGATTCTACTATAGCCATATCAAAATATTTAAAAAAGGGAGCTATAGTAGTTTTAGAAAGTACTACATACCCAGGGACTACAGAAGAGCTTATACTACCAATATTAGAGGAAGGATCAGGTCTAAAGTGTGAAGAAGACTTCTTCTTGGCATTTTCTCCAGAAAGAGTAGATCCAGGTAATAAGTTATATAAGACAAAGAATACTCCAAAGGTAGTAGGTGGAATAGGAAAAGACTCTACAGAGGTTGCGGCAGCAATGTACAGAGCGGTTTTAGAAGGGGATGTATACGAAGTATCATCACCAAAGGTAGCAGAAATGGAAAAGATACTTGAAAATACATATAGAAATATTAATATTGCACTAGCAAATGAAATGGCAATGATTTGTGATAAGATGGGGATAAATGTTTGGGAAGTAATAGATGCTGCCAAAACAAAACCTTATGGATTCCAAGCCTTCTATCCAGGTCCAGGACTAGGTGGACACTGCATACCACTTGATCCATACTATTTAACTTGGAAGGCAAGAGAATACGATTATCATACAAAACTAATAGAAACTTCAGGGATAATAAATGATAGCATGCCTTATTATGTTATAGAAAGAGCATCAAAAATATTAAATAGATACAAAAAGTCTCTTAATGGGTCAAAAGTATTAATACTCGGTGTATCTTATAAGCAAGATATAGATGACTTTAGAGAAAGTCCTGCCTTAAAGGTTATAGAAAACTTTGAAAATGAAGGATCCATAGTTGGTTTTTACGACCCATTTGTATCTGAATATAGTTTCAAAGGTAAAACCAAAGAAGGTATAAAAGAACTTACCAAAGAAGTATTAAAAGATGCGGACTTAGTAGTAGTTACAACAGCACATACAAATGTTGACTATAACTTTGTTCAAGATAATTCTATAGTTATATTTGACACTAAAAATGCTATGAAGGCTGTTGAAAAAAGAGAAAATATAGAATTATTATAA
- a CDS encoding UDP-3-O-(3-hydroxymyristoyl)glucosamine N-acyltransferase, giving the protein MKISKILKNAKNDFGICQIVEDGEFETLGLASSEVDLGVCTFIENEKYINSISKNVTMIITKPEIAEKIKDRAICISDDPRISFFKLHNYLSTTDEYNMIKRYKTKIGADCTISKLSCISDENVSIGNNVIIEEFVSIKENTIIGDNTIIRAGTVIGGEGFEFKRMSSKQVLPVNHVGWTVIGESVEIQYNTCVDKAIYPWDQTLIGDNCKVDNLVHVAHGVKLGNAVFLVAGSLIGGRTLIKEGSWIGVGATVSNGLIVDENCRVNIGSVATRSLDKDSNVTGNFAIDHKRFIEFIRSIR; this is encoded by the coding sequence ATGAAAATATCTAAAATATTGAAAAATGCAAAGAATGATTTCGGCATTTGCCAGATAGTTGAAGACGGTGAATTTGAAACCTTAGGGCTAGCAAGTTCTGAAGTGGACTTAGGGGTTTGTACTTTTATAGAAAATGAAAAATACATAAATAGTATATCTAAAAATGTAACTATGATAATAACTAAACCTGAGATAGCTGAAAAGATAAAGGACAGAGCAATTTGTATTAGTGATGATCCACGAATATCATTTTTTAAATTGCATAATTATTTATCAACCACAGATGAATATAATATGATTAAAAGATATAAAACTAAAATAGGTGCTGATTGTACAATTAGTAAGTTATCATGTATATCTGATGAGAATGTAAGTATAGGAAACAATGTAATTATAGAAGAGTTTGTTTCAATAAAAGAAAATACAATTATAGGAGATAACACTATCATTAGAGCAGGAACGGTAATTGGAGGAGAAGGCTTCGAGTTTAAAAGGATGTCTAGTAAACAAGTTCTTCCAGTAAATCATGTGGGATGGACAGTGATAGGGGAGTCTGTTGAGATACAATATAATACTTGTGTAGATAAAGCAATTTATCCATGGGATCAAACATTAATTGGCGATAACTGTAAGGTGGATAATTTAGTTCACGTAGCTCATGGTGTAAAGCTTGGAAATGCAGTCTTTTTAGTAGCAGGGTCTTTAATTGGGGGAAGAACATTAATTAAAGAAGGATCATGGATAGGAGTAGGCGCAACTGTATCTAATGGTCTTATTGTAGATGAGAATTGTAGAGTTAATATTGGATCTGTAGCAACAAGGAGTTTAGATAAAGATTCAAATGTTACTGGGAATTTTGCTATAGATCATAAGAGATTTATTGAATTTATAAGATCTATTAGATAG
- a CDS encoding sugar transferase — MYINIFKRLFDIIFAIILMPFFLIVYMIVVVAIKVEDKGPVFYLGERLGRYGKSFKMYKFRSMKVNAPDWRLEDGSTFNGEEDPRQTKVGKILRKTSIDEIPQILNIIKGDMSFIGPRPDPTDWLERYLEEDKVLLNVLPGVTGYNQAYFRNSSDGRKKTDNDVYYAKNISFIIDLKILFATLVSVLCRKNIYTPNLDIEKSKANKKMYNLIK; from the coding sequence TTGTATATAAATATATTTAAACGATTATTTGATATTATCTTTGCAATAATACTTATGCCATTTTTTTTAATTGTTTATATGATAGTGGTAGTAGCCATTAAAGTTGAAGATAAAGGTCCGGTATTTTACCTTGGTGAGCGTCTTGGGAGATATGGTAAATCATTTAAAATGTATAAGTTTCGTTCAATGAAAGTCAATGCTCCGGATTGGCGACTAGAGGATGGATCTACATTTAATGGTGAAGAAGATCCTAGACAAACAAAAGTAGGTAAGATCTTAAGAAAGACAAGTATAGATGAAATTCCACAGATTTTAAACATTATCAAAGGAGATATGAGTTTTATAGGGCCAAGACCTGATCCTACAGATTGGCTAGAACGATATTTAGAAGAGGACAAGGTGTTGCTTAATGTGTTACCTGGTGTAACAGGATATAATCAAGCATATTTTAGAAATTCTTCAGATGGGCGTAAAAAAACTGATAATGATGTGTATTACGCTAAAAACATTTCTTTTATTATAGATTTAAAGATCCTTTTTGCAACACTAGTATCAGTACTTTGTAGAAAGAATATATATACACCTAATTTAGATATAGAAAAGTCCAAGGCAAATAAAAAGATGTATAACTTGATTAAATAG
- a CDS encoding glycosyltransferase family 4 protein, whose product MKNVWIINHYSMPPQYETRVRNNIMAKYLIKKGYKVKIFAASTIHNTDINLINDKKKLYIQKTYDELDFVHIKTSNYSGNGISRIINMLQFPLRLLKVSKRIGEKPDVVICDLEAIFAWSPYLVAKKFKSKFILEVRDLWPESIVVYKNMSKCNPIIRILYKIEKWIYKRSDKLIFSMEGGKDYIINKGWDKDIDMSKIHYINNGVDLEQFNYNKKNHITKDVHLDNEDTFKVVYAGSIRQANNVKKIVDVADTIKKNGNTNIRFLIYGDGSDKEVLEKYCMENDIDNIVFKGQLEKDKIPYILSKCDLNIMHFSQSSLKKYGSSMNKMFDYLASGKPSISDCEFGYDIFNKYQGGISLDNANSEVLAENIIKFYNMSKEEYNTYCDNALKAAEDFDFKILTDKLEKVILED is encoded by the coding sequence ATGAAAAATGTATGGATAATAAACCACTATTCAATGCCACCACAGTATGAGACTAGGGTTAGGAATAATATAATGGCTAAATATTTAATAAAAAAGGGATACAAAGTAAAAATATTTGCTGCTAGTACTATACATAATACAGACATAAACCTTATTAATGATAAGAAGAAATTGTATATTCAAAAGACCTATGATGAATTGGATTTTGTTCATATAAAGACATCAAATTATTCTGGTAATGGGATATCAAGAATAATTAATATGTTACAATTCCCATTAAGGTTACTTAAGGTATCAAAACGAATTGGTGAAAAGCCAGATGTAGTAATATGTGATTTAGAAGCAATTTTTGCTTGGTCGCCATATTTAGTAGCTAAGAAATTTAAATCAAAGTTTATATTAGAAGTTCGAGATTTGTGGCCAGAGTCTATAGTTGTTTATAAAAATATGTCAAAGTGCAATCCAATTATACGAATCTTATATAAGATTGAAAAATGGATATATAAAAGATCGGATAAACTTATATTTTCCATGGAAGGTGGAAAAGATTATATCATTAACAAAGGATGGGATAAGGACATCGATATGTCAAAGATACATTATATCAACAATGGTGTAGATCTCGAACAATTTAATTATAATAAGAAGAATCATATTACAAAAGATGTGCATTTGGATAATGAAGATACTTTTAAAGTAGTATATGCTGGTTCTATAAGACAAGCAAATAATGTTAAAAAGATAGTAGATGTTGCAGATACAATCAAAAAGAATGGTAATACAAATATAAGGTTTTTAATATATGGAGATGGTTCTGATAAAGAAGTATTAGAAAAATATTGCATGGAAAATGATATTGATAATATTGTATTCAAAGGACAGCTAGAAAAAGATAAGATACCGTATATACTAAGTAAGTGTGATTTAAATATAATGCATTTCTCTCAAAGTAGTTTAAAAAAGTATGGCTCTAGCATGAATAAGATGTTTGATTATCTTGCAAGTGGAAAACCTTCTATATCTGACTGTGAATTTGGATATGATATTTTTAATAAATATCAAGGTGGGATATCATTAGATAATGCTAATTCAGAAGTTTTAGCTGAAAATATAATTAAGTTCTACAACATGTCAAAAGAAGAATATAATACATATTGTGATAATGCTTTAAAGGCAGCAGAGGATTTTGATTTCAAGATTCTAACTGATAAGTTAGAGAAGGTAATATTAGAAGATTAA
- a CDS encoding ATP-grasp domain-containing protein gives MTQRKLMILGASELQLPAILKAKEKGIYVVGIDMNKGAVGVKYVDEFYELSTIDTEGILDKAVELNIDGIMTLATDMPMRSVAAVGERLNLNTITQKTAVMATDKARMREQLSKFNVPIPFFSSVLTYKEFEKAVNSFNGDIIIKPSDSSGSRGVYFLKDRNELEKAYEYSRRFSKSGEVVVEEYMYGPEVSVETITIKGITHIIAITDKETTGPPYFVEMGHSIQSSLCENIKKDIKKVTKAAIAAIGIDNSSAHTEIIVTSQGAKVVELGARLGGDNITTSLVPLATGIDMVEACIDLALGDEPKLEKVFNKGAAIRYFNSNSGTLSGFQDIEKARNKEGIQSIIISKFIGDKIGEIRSSVDRIGYIISQAESNEKAIDICKKTVNEIKIIID, from the coding sequence ATGACACAACGAAAACTAATGATTCTAGGAGCTAGTGAGTTACAGTTACCTGCCATATTAAAAGCAAAGGAGAAGGGAATATATGTAGTTGGCATTGATATGAATAAGGGTGCTGTTGGAGTTAAATATGTAGATGAGTTTTATGAGTTAAGTACTATTGATACGGAGGGTATCTTAGATAAAGCAGTAGAATTGAATATTGATGGGATAATGACACTTGCAACGGATATGCCAATGCGTTCAGTTGCAGCAGTTGGTGAAAGACTGAATTTAAATACAATAACTCAAAAGACAGCTGTGATGGCTACAGATAAGGCTAGGATGAGAGAACAACTTTCAAAATTTAATGTGCCAATACCATTTTTTTCGTCTGTTTTAACATATAAAGAATTTGAAAAGGCTGTCAATTCTTTTAACGGAGATATTATAATCAAGCCTTCTGATAGTTCAGGTAGTAGGGGCGTTTATTTCTTGAAGGATAGAAATGAATTAGAAAAGGCATATGAATACAGTAGAAGATTTTCTAAAAGTGGCGAAGTTGTAGTTGAAGAATATATGTATGGTCCTGAGGTTAGTGTGGAGACAATTACTATTAAAGGCATTACACATATTATAGCTATAACAGATAAAGAGACTACTGGGCCACCATACTTTGTAGAAATGGGACACTCAATACAATCATCATTATGTGAAAATATAAAGAAAGATATTAAAAAGGTTACTAAAGCAGCTATAGCAGCAATAGGGATTGATAATAGTTCAGCACATACAGAAATTATTGTTACAAGTCAGGGTGCAAAAGTTGTTGAATTAGGTGCTAGGCTTGGTGGGGATAATATTACAACTTCTTTAGTGCCACTTGCAACTGGTATAGATATGGTAGAAGCCTGTATAGACCTAGCCTTGGGGGATGAGCCTAAGCTAGAAAAGGTGTTTAACAAAGGGGCTGCAATTAGGTACTTTAATTCAAATAGTGGAACTTTATCAGGGTTTCAAGATATAGAAAAGGCAAGAAATAAAGAAGGTATACAAAGTATAATTATATCTAAGTTTATTGGTGATAAGATAGGTGAAATAAGAAGTAGTGTAGACCGAATAGGATATATTATTTCGCAAGCTGAATCAAATGAAAAAGCAATAGACATCTGTAAGAAAACTGTTAATGAAATTAAAATCATAATTGATTAA
- a CDS encoding DegT/DnrJ/EryC1/StrS family aminotransferase, whose amino-acid sequence MKISFSPPDITQEEIDEVVDTLRSGWITTGPKTKLFEQKIAKYTNSSKAVCFNSATSAMELTLRLLGIGEGDEVITSAYTYTASASVIHHVGAKIVLVDTAKDSFEMDYEKLEQAITDKTKAIIPIDIAGVMCDYDKIFEIVNRKQNIFNPSNEIQKSIGRVVILADGAHSFGATYKGRKSGEVADFTCFSFHAVKNLTTAEGGAATWRDIPNIDNEDIYTKYMLLSLHGQTKDALSKTDPGSWEYDIIYPAYKCNMTDIMASLGLAQLKRYDAILERRKQIIDMYDKYLENSIAKSLKHFTDESSSSGHLYLVRLNDKDEDYRNIIIKKMGEKGIATNVHYKPLPMHTAYKNLGFNIKDYPNAFDMYRNEITLPLHTLLSDEEVKYITECLKEVVK is encoded by the coding sequence ATGAAGATTTCGTTTTCGCCACCAGATATTACACAAGAAGAAATAGATGAGGTAGTAGATACGTTAAGGTCAGGATGGATAACAACTGGGCCTAAAACAAAGTTGTTTGAACAAAAGATAGCTAAATATACTAATTCATCTAAAGCAGTATGCTTTAATTCAGCCACATCAGCTATGGAACTTACACTTAGGCTTTTAGGTATTGGAGAAGGAGATGAAGTAATTACTTCTGCATACACTTATACAGCTTCAGCAAGTGTTATACATCATGTGGGAGCAAAGATAGTGCTTGTTGATACAGCAAAAGATTCATTTGAAATGGATTATGAAAAGTTAGAACAAGCAATAACGGATAAAACCAAGGCAATTATACCTATTGATATTGCGGGAGTTATGTGTGATTATGATAAGATATTTGAAATAGTAAATAGGAAGCAAAATATTTTCAACCCATCAAATGAAATTCAAAAATCTATAGGGCGAGTAGTAATTTTGGCTGATGGGGCTCATTCTTTTGGTGCTACATATAAGGGTAGAAAAAGCGGAGAAGTCGCAGACTTTACCTGTTTCTCATTCCATGCAGTAAAGAATTTAACTACGGCAGAGGGCGGTGCAGCGACGTGGAGAGATATTCCTAACATTGATAATGAGGACATATACACAAAGTATATGTTGTTATCACTTCATGGACAAACAAAGGACGCACTTTCTAAAACCGATCCGGGATCTTGGGAATATGATATAATTTATCCTGCATACAAGTGTAATATGACAGATATTATGGCATCTTTAGGACTCGCACAGTTAAAAAGGTATGATGCGATATTAGAAAGAAGAAAACAAATTATAGATATGTATGATAAATATTTAGAAAATAGCATTGCTAAAAGTTTGAAACATTTTACTGATGAGTCTTCTTCAAGTGGACATTTATATTTAGTTAGATTAAATGATAAAGATGAAGATTATAGAAATATAATTATTAAGAAGATGGGTGAAAAGGGCATTGCAACAAATGTTCATTATAAACCTCTACCTATGCATACAGCGTATAAGAACCTAGGGTTTAATATAAAAGATTACCCTAATGCATTTGATATGTATAGGAATGAAATTACATTACCTCTTCATACCTTACTTAGTGACGAGGAAGTTAAGTATATTACAGAATGCTTGAAAGAAGTTGTTAAATAA
- a CDS encoding DegT/DnrJ/EryC1/StrS family aminotransferase — protein sequence MQIPLINLKKQYETIKEESDKNVLEVLNSANYIMGENVRSFEKEFSDYLGGTNSISVGNGTDALIIALKALGIGEGDEVITSTFTFFATAESISSVGATPILVDVRLDTFNIDVTKIEEKITAKTKAIMPVHIFGQPADMDEINEIAKRHNLKVVEDACQAIGSEYKGRKVGTLGDIACFSFFPTKNLGCAGDGGMIVTKDEKLEVICRALRTHGSGENGNKAYNLLNDIKGNVDEDKSTDNTVYNPLKYYNYLVGYNSRLDEIQAAILRIKLRKLDTWNTRRRENANFYNESLKDTDLMTPHEEGNLKHVYHMYILQSEKREEIVSYLKGSGIATGIYYPVPIHLQKVYKGLGYKLGDMPNAEYLSERTFAIPMFAELTSEEKEYIVEKVKEVDK from the coding sequence TTGCAAATACCATTAATTAATCTAAAAAAGCAATATGAAACAATAAAAGAAGAGTCGGATAAAAATGTTTTAGAAGTATTAAATTCAGCTAATTATATAATGGGTGAAAATGTAAGAAGCTTTGAGAAGGAATTTAGTGACTACTTAGGTGGAACAAATAGTATATCTGTAGGAAATGGTACTGATGCACTAATTATAGCTTTAAAGGCATTAGGCATAGGAGAAGGAGACGAAGTTATAACTAGTACCTTCACATTTTTTGCAACAGCGGAAAGTATATCTTCAGTAGGGGCAACTCCAATATTGGTAGATGTAAGGTTAGATACGTTTAATATAGATGTTACAAAAATAGAAGAAAAGATTACAGCAAAAACAAAAGCAATTATGCCAGTTCATATTTTTGGTCAGCCAGCAGATATGGATGAAATAAATGAAATAGCTAAAAGACATAATCTAAAAGTTGTAGAAGATGCCTGTCAGGCAATTGGATCAGAGTATAAAGGTAGAAAGGTTGGAACTCTAGGAGATATAGCTTGCTTTTCATTCTTTCCTACAAAGAACTTAGGTTGCGCTGGTGATGGTGGAATGATAGTAACAAAAGATGAAAAATTGGAAGTTATATGTAGGGCACTTAGAACTCATGGTAGTGGGGAAAATGGGAATAAGGCCTATAATTTGCTTAATGATATAAAAGGAAATGTAGACGAAGATAAAAGCACGGATAATACAGTATATAATCCTCTAAAATACTACAATTATCTTGTAGGATATAACTCTAGGTTAGATGAAATTCAAGCAGCTATATTAAGGATAAAACTAAGAAAGCTTGATACTTGGAATACAAGAAGAAGAGAAAATGCAAACTTTTACAATGAAAGCTTAAAAGATACAGATTTAATGACACCGCATGAAGAGGGGAATTTAAAACATGTATACCATATGTATATCCTTCAATCAGAAAAGAGAGAAGAAATAGTATCTTACCTAAAAGGTAGTGGAATAGCTACAGGAATCTATTACCCAGTACCTATTCATCTTCAAAAGGTTTACAAAGGTCTTGGATATAAGCTTGGAGATATGCCAAATGCAGAGTATCTATCAGAAAGAACTTTTGCAATACCTATGTTTGCTGAATTAACTAGTGAAGAAAAAGAGTATATAGTTGAAAAGGTAAAGGAGGTTGACAAGTAA